The genomic interval TGTCTAAAGCCTTAGATCCAATTTTCCAACTATTGCGAACCGTACCGCCTCTAGCTTGGGTACCGATTTCTTTGGCAGCTTTACAAAAGAATGAACCCGCCGCTTTGTTCGTAATTTTCATCACTGCAATTTGGCCGATTTTAATTAACACCGCAGTGGGAGTTCGGCAAATTCCTCAAGACTATAATAACGTTGCCAAAGTATTGCAACTCAACAAGAAGAAGTACTTCTTCAAGATTCTGATTCCTTCAGCATTGCCCTACATTTTCACTGGATTGAGAATTGCGATCGGTCTAGCTTGGTTGGCGATTATTGCAGCAGAAATCGTGATGTCTGGTGTAGCTGGAATTGGCTTCTTTATCTGGGACGCATACCAAACAAATAACCTCAGCGAAGTTATTTTGGCACTGATTTATATCGGGGTTGTTGGCTTATTAATCGACAAATTAATGGCTTGGGTACAAACCAAGATTCTTCCCGAATAAAAATTAGTTGAGTGGTGCGTTACGCTAACGCTTTTCTTAAATGCCGCAGGCTATACGCACCCTAAAAATACCTCCTTCTCTTTTCTCTGCGTCCTCTGCGTCTCTGCGGTTCAAAAAAAAGAAAACTACCCACTACCTACTACCAAATAACAACTATGTCTGTTTTCGTTGCAGTTGACAATATCGACAAGGTTTTTGAACTAACTAACGGCGGTGAATATGTCGCCCTCAAAGGAATAAACCTGGAAATTAAAAAAGGGGAATTTGTTTCTTTAATTGGTCACTCTGGTTGCGGTAAATCGACTTTATTAAACATGATTGCGGGTTTAGATTTACCAACTGAAGGAGTAGTGACTTTAGAAAGTAAAAGAATCACCAAACCGGGGCCCGATCGCATGGTGGTGTTTCAAAATTACTCATTACTGCCTTGGTTAAATGTGCGAGAAAACATCGAATTGGCAGTAGATGAAGTAATGGGAGATCTGCCGAAAGGTGAGAGAAAATCGATCGTAGAAAAGCACATTGATATGGTAGGTTTGCGACCCCATGCAGACAAACAACCAGCGATGCTTTCCGGGGGACAAAAACAAAGAGTTGCGATCGCCCGTGCCCTAGCAATTCGTCCGAAACTATTACTATTAGATGAACCCTTTGGCGCATTAGACGCATTAACCAGAGGGAACTTACAAGAAAGATTGATGGAAATTTGCGACGAGTACAAAGTGACATCGGTGATGGTAACACACGATGTTGATGAAGCGGTACTTTTGTCCGATCGCATTGTCATGTTAACCAATGGGCCTGGTTCCAAAATTGGGCAGATTTTAGATGTAGATATTCCCCGTCCGCGCAAACGGATGGAGGTAGTAAATCACCCGAATTATTACAGCTTACGGAGTGAAATGATCTACTTCTTAAACCGTCAAAAACAAGTGAAAAAGCGGCAAGCTAGCAAAGCCCAAGTTGCTATTTCTCGCAACAATTTAGAAAAGGTAAATTTGGAAATTGGTTTTGTACCTTTAACAGCTTGTGCGCCATTAGCAGTAGCTAAAGAAAGAGGATTCTTCGCTAAATACGGTTTAGAAGATGTTAAATTAATTCGGGAACCTAGCTGGCGTGGCATTGTTGATGACATGGTAGCCGGACAATTAGATGCTGCCCAAATGCCAGCCGGGATGCCTTTGTGGTTAACTTTAGGTGGTAATGGTGGACAATCAGTTCCGGTTGTTACTTCCCTAACAATGGCAAGAAATGGTAATGCAATTACCTTAGCCAAACGCTTTTATGAACAAGGAATTTACACCTTATCCGATCTGAAAAAATACCTGCAAAAATCCAAAGACCAACAGCACATTTTTGGGATGGTACATCCTTCTTCAATGCACAATTTGCTGTTGCGATATTGGTTAGCAGCAGGGGGAATCGATCCTGATAAAGATGTTAGCTTAGCGGTAATTCCTCCTGCCCAGATGGTATCGAATTTGCAATCAGGAAATATTGACGGTTATTGTGTTGGTGAACCTTGGAATATTCGGGCAGCAGTTGAAGGAATTGGATTTTCGATCGCCACTGACTTAGAAATTTGGTTAGGACATCCCGGAAAAGTTTTGGGAGTTCGTGAAGACTGGGCGGCTGCATATCCCAGAACCCATTTAGCATTAGTAACCGCCCTTTTAGAAGCAGCACAATTCTGTTCCCAAGAACGTCACTATGAAGAAGTCCGGCAAATTTTAGCCAGACCAGAATATGTAGGAACTGACATTGAATATATTCAAATTGGCGATCCTAACGTCGCAATTTGCAGTTTAGAACATCACCGAGAATACGCCCATCATCTATTTTTTGGAGAAGGCGTTAACCGTCCTAGCCGTACCGAACACTTGTGGATTTTGACTCAAATGGCACGTTGGGATAAAGTTCCATTCCCAAGAAATTGGTTAGAAATTATGGAACGTTTGTGCCGAGTAGATGTCTTTAGTATGGCAGCGCGAGAATTAGGCTTATTCGACTTTAGTTACACACGCGGAAAAATCGAATTATTTGATGGCATCACTTTCAACTCTGAAGATCCACTAGCTTATTTAGCCCAGCAAAAAATCAAACGCGAATTCCGCATAGAAGAAGTTGCTTTGCCCGTTCCCGGAAGATTGAAAGTTGCTTGAAGAAAGGCAGAGGGCAGAGGGCAAAAGGCAGAAGGAAAGAAAAGAAAAAAAATAAATTATTAATCTCTCCTCTTTTCTCTGTGTCCTCTGCGTCTCTGCGGTTCCAAAAAATTCTTCTCTTTCTTCGCGTCCTAAAACGCTATCGCGTTTCGCTTCGCTATCGCGTCTTTGCGGTTCAAAAAAAACTTATTGCACAACACCAATAACTCAGAAAAATGCCAACCAAAACAACCCAAACAACCAAAACCTCCTTAGCAGTAAAATCAAGCAAAAAAGATCCTTTTTTAAACTTTGAAAACGTCTCCAAAGCCTTTCCCACACCCAAAGGGCCTTATGTGGTTTTAGAAGACGTTAACCTGAAAATTCAAGAAGGAGAATTTATCTGCGTCATCGGACACTCAGGTTGCGGAAAATCCACCTTATTAAACATGGTTTCTGGTTTTTCCCGACCAACGACTGGGGAAGTAAGATTACGATCGCACCCGATCACCAAACCAGGGCCCGATCGCATGGTCGTATTCCAAAACTATGCCCTATTACCTTGGTTAACCGCCTTTGAAAATATATATTTGGCAGTTGATGCAGTTCACCCAGAAAAATCTCAGTCCGAAAAAGAGGAGATAGTCAAATACAATTTAAACTTGGTCGGACTCACAGAAGCAGCTAACAAAAAACCGCAGCAACTTTCTGGGGGAATGAAACAGCGGATTTCGATCGCCCGTGCCCTATCAATTCGCCCCGAAGTATTAATTTTAGACGAACCCTTCGGCGCGTTAGATGCGATCACCAAAGAAGAATTACAAGAAGAACTGCTGAAAATTTGGAACGATATTCGGATGACAGTGTTGATGATTACTCACGACATCGATGAAGCCTTATTTTTAGCCGATCGCTTGGTAATGATGACCAATGGCCCACGCGCCAACATCGGGGAAATCCTCAACATTCCTTTTCCCCGTCCGCGCGATCGTACTCGAATCATGGAAGACCCGGAATATTATAACCTCCGCAACTATGCTCTCGATTACCTATTCCGGCGTTTTGCCCACGATGATGAGTAATATTAGATTTCCTTATACCTGTGTGGTTTAAAACCTCCAGTGTCTGACAGAGGTGAGCCTTCTCACCTCTTTCTTGTAAAAATTAACGTTCAGTGATATACATATTTTTCAATGTATAAGCAAAAATCTATGATAACAATTGACAGTATCAATCTAATAAAATGAAAAAAACCTTAAATTCATAAAAAAATCTGATAAATTGTTATTTAATAATGCGCTCGTTGCTTAACCAGCTAAAAACAGTTGGCACATCAACACAAATCTGCCTTGAGACAAATCTGGATTAAAGCATTTTAAATCCATACTTTCATTTACCCATAATCCTTGCTGAAATTCGAGGGGTAATCCTGATGTCTGAGTTCTTGCTGCAAACTATTTGGATGGTACCTTTATATCCCTTAATGGGGATGATTTTAACAATTCCTTGGTCGCCGGGAATGATTCGCCGCACAGGGCCAAGACCATCTGGTTACATTAACGTTGTAACAACTTTCTTCGCTTTTTTACACGGGCTATTTGCCCTCACCGCGATTTGGAATCAAGCACCATATCAAGTATTTATTCCTTGGTTGCAAGTCGCTGACCTCGACTTGACTTTGCCCTTGGAAATCTCCACCGTGACAGTAGGCGCTACAGTTTTGATCACGGGATTGAACATATTGGCGCAAATTTTCGCCATTGGTTATTTGGAGATGGACTGGGGATGGGCGAGATTATTCGCTTTAATGGCATTTTTCGAGGCAGGAATGTGCAGTTTAGTATTGTGCAACTCCCTGTTTTTCAGTTACGCCATTCTCGAACTTTTAACTCTGGGCACTTATTTACTCGTAGGATTTTGGTTTAACCAATCATTAGTAGTTACAGGCGCAAGAGATGCGTTTTTAACCAAACGGGTAGGAGACTTATTCCTACTCATGGGAGTTTTAGGACTTTATCCGATTACCCAAACTTGGAACTTCACCGATTTAGCACAATGGGCATCAACTGCTCAAATCGACCCAAAACTCGCTGCATTATTGGGTTTAGCTTTAATTGCGGGGCCATTGGGTAAATGCGCTCAATTTCCCTTCCACTTGTGGCTAGATGAAGCAATGGAAGGTCCCCTCCCGGCTTCAATTTTACGAAATGCGGTAGTTGTAGCTACTGGCGCTTGGGTATTAGTTAAAATTCAACCAGTTTTATCCCTCTCTCCCGTATCAGAATCGGCAATGTTTATTGTCGGTGGTGCAACTGCAATTGGTGCTTCTTTAATATCTGTTGCTCAAATCGATATTAAACGCGCTTTGTCTTATTTAGTCAGCGCCTACATGGGCATAGTTTTTATTGCCGTAGCTGCCGAACAAACCCAAACAGCATTATTATTAACCTTTACTTATTCACTTAGCATGGCGCTTTTAGTGATGGGTATTGGTGGCGTAGTTTGGAATAATACGACTCAAGATTTAACTCAATATGGTGGTTTGTGGTCGCGCCGACCAGTATCATCATTTGCTTTCATTATTGGTGGAATGGGGTTAATTGCTTTACCACCATTGGGCGGTTTTTGGTCAATGCAAAAACTCGTAGAACAGTTGTGGATATCTAACCCATCTATCGCTGTATTAGTGT from Phormidium ambiguum IAM M-71 carries:
- the ntrB gene encoding nitrate ABC transporter permease, whose protein sequence is MTTLQRRTVKTAQNPWMAKLQKTLPDIIPPAIAILIFLAIWQIFSWFPGATLPGPIQVVQDTWILIWWPFYRKSETDVGLFWQIFASLQRVAIGYFFAAVVGIALGILVGTNQMMSKALDPIFQLLRTVPPLAWVPISLAALQKNEPAALFVIFITAIWPILINTAVGVRQIPQDYNNVAKVLQLNKKKYFFKILIPSALPYIFTGLRIAIGLAWLAIIAAEIVMSGVAGIGFFIWDAYQTNNLSEVILALIYIGVVGLLIDKLMAWVQTKILPE
- a CDS encoding NAD(P)H-quinone oxidoreductase subunit F; the encoded protein is MSEFLLQTIWMVPLYPLMGMILTIPWSPGMIRRTGPRPSGYINVVTTFFAFLHGLFALTAIWNQAPYQVFIPWLQVADLDLTLPLEISTVTVGATVLITGLNILAQIFAIGYLEMDWGWARLFALMAFFEAGMCSLVLCNSLFFSYAILELLTLGTYLLVGFWFNQSLVVTGARDAFLTKRVGDLFLLMGVLGLYPITQTWNFTDLAQWASTAQIDPKLAALLGLALIAGPLGKCAQFPFHLWLDEAMEGPLPASILRNAVVVATGAWVLVKIQPVLSLSPVSESAMFIVGGATAIGASLISVAQIDIKRALSYLVSAYMGIVFIAVAAEQTQTALLLTFTYSLSMALLVMGIGGVVWNNTTQDLTQYGGLWSRRPVSSFAFIIGGMGLIALPPLGGFWSMQKLVEQLWISNPSIAVLVLIVNGIVAFSLTRTFGLVFAGQVKPMTYRSPEIHWPMALPMMFLSGLNIHVTLLFLQWQLLPSFETVNRTVAISLAISSLVGFALSGVIYLNNNWQKPVQLGWKPLQDFFAYDLYTPTLYKVTIVFVVDLISRVMYGIDRYLVDGLVNLTGLATVFSGQTLKYNVSGKGQFYLLSILLGVSFLVILVSWPFLSQLLIVSK
- a CDS encoding nitrate ABC transporter ATP-binding protein (This model describes the ATP binding subunits of ATP-binding cassette (ABC) transporters for nitrate transport, or for bicarbonate transport, in bacteria and archaea.), with translation MPTKTTQTTKTSLAVKSSKKDPFLNFENVSKAFPTPKGPYVVLEDVNLKIQEGEFICVIGHSGCGKSTLLNMVSGFSRPTTGEVRLRSHPITKPGPDRMVVFQNYALLPWLTAFENIYLAVDAVHPEKSQSEKEEIVKYNLNLVGLTEAANKKPQQLSGGMKQRISIARALSIRPEVLILDEPFGALDAITKEELQEELLKIWNDIRMTVLMITHDIDEALFLADRLVMMTNGPRANIGEILNIPFPRPRDRTRIMEDPEYYNLRNYALDYLFRRFAHDDE
- a CDS encoding nitrate ABC transporter ATP-binding protein (This model describes the ATP binding subunits of ATP-binding cassette (ABC) transporters for nitrate transport, or for bicarbonate transport, in bacteria and archaea.) translates to MSVFVAVDNIDKVFELTNGGEYVALKGINLEIKKGEFVSLIGHSGCGKSTLLNMIAGLDLPTEGVVTLESKRITKPGPDRMVVFQNYSLLPWLNVRENIELAVDEVMGDLPKGERKSIVEKHIDMVGLRPHADKQPAMLSGGQKQRVAIARALAIRPKLLLLDEPFGALDALTRGNLQERLMEICDEYKVTSVMVTHDVDEAVLLSDRIVMLTNGPGSKIGQILDVDIPRPRKRMEVVNHPNYYSLRSEMIYFLNRQKQVKKRQASKAQVAISRNNLEKVNLEIGFVPLTACAPLAVAKERGFFAKYGLEDVKLIREPSWRGIVDDMVAGQLDAAQMPAGMPLWLTLGGNGGQSVPVVTSLTMARNGNAITLAKRFYEQGIYTLSDLKKYLQKSKDQQHIFGMVHPSSMHNLLLRYWLAAGGIDPDKDVSLAVIPPAQMVSNLQSGNIDGYCVGEPWNIRAAVEGIGFSIATDLEIWLGHPGKVLGVREDWAAAYPRTHLALVTALLEAAQFCSQERHYEEVRQILARPEYVGTDIEYIQIGDPNVAICSLEHHREYAHHLFFGEGVNRPSRTEHLWILTQMARWDKVPFPRNWLEIMERLCRVDVFSMAARELGLFDFSYTRGKIELFDGITFNSEDPLAYLAQQKIKREFRIEEVALPVPGRLKVA